In Geopsychrobacter electrodiphilus DSM 16401, a single window of DNA contains:
- the trpC gene encoding indole-3-glycerol phosphate synthase TrpC gives MILDKIVAVKKAEVAAAKVAMSLAELSMRVGDVEDVPRGFARALRMASSSGWTALITEVKKGSPSKGIIRADFDPLEIAESYQTHGATCLSVLTDEQFFYGHLRYLGLIREQVSLPLLRKDFICDSYQIVEARVHGADAVLLIAAMLSVGQLQEFSGVAAELGLDVLLEVHNEEELEAALQTDCELIGVNNRNLKTFVTDLGTTARLAKLIPAERLIVAESGINTRRDIETLQQAGARAFLIGESLMREADIGAKMQELLG, from the coding sequence ATGATTCTGGATAAGATTGTCGCCGTTAAAAAAGCGGAGGTGGCTGCCGCCAAGGTGGCGATGTCCCTCGCCGAGCTCAGCATGCGGGTCGGGGATGTTGAAGATGTGCCTCGCGGTTTTGCCCGCGCTCTGCGGATGGCCAGTAGCTCAGGCTGGACCGCGCTGATTACCGAAGTAAAAAAGGGTTCCCCTTCCAAAGGAATCATTCGCGCTGATTTTGATCCGCTCGAAATCGCCGAAAGTTACCAGACTCACGGTGCGACCTGTCTGTCGGTCCTGACTGACGAGCAGTTCTTTTATGGCCACCTGCGTTATCTGGGGTTGATCCGCGAACAGGTCTCGTTGCCGCTACTGCGCAAGGATTTTATCTGCGATTCTTATCAGATTGTCGAAGCGCGGGTCCATGGCGCCGATGCGGTGTTGCTGATTGCGGCAATGCTCTCGGTCGGTCAGTTGCAGGAATTCAGCGGGGTGGCCGCTGAGCTGGGACTGGACGTCCTTCTTGAAGTGCATAACGAAGAGGAACTCGAGGCGGCGCTGCAAACAGATTGTGAACTGATCGGCGTCAATAACCGTAACCTCAAAACCTTCGTCACCGATCTGGGGACCACCGCACGTCTGGCCAAGCTGATCCCTGCGGAGCGTCTGATTGTCGCTGAAAGCGGCATCAACACTCGCCGCGACATCGAAACCCTGCAACAGGCTGGCGCCAGGGCGTTTCTGATCGGTGAAAGCCTGATGCGCGAAGCGGACATCGGCGCAAAGATGCAGGAACTACTCGGGTAG
- the trpE gene encoding anthranilate synthase component I has protein sequence MYYPSRQEFLALAQQGNLIPVYREILADMETPVSAFRKIDDGQTSFLLESIEGGEKWARYSFLGSGPARIFRCRDRYFEVVNGDQLEQSGESDDPLAELQQLLEAYRPVEIAGLPRFFGGAVGYLGYDMVRFVEELPDKNSRDSDNWDACFLLTEGLLIFDNMRQKIKVVCNVLLADQEDPQAAYQRGVERIEALIEQLRQPLPHRIAPQHEAPEQVLTPNFTPAGFRQAVEDCKEYIRSGDIFQVVLSQRFEGKLQADPFDIYRALRTINPSPYMYFLRFGENLVVGASPEVLVRKEGEQVEVRPIAGTRPRGETPEEDRRLEAELLADPKERAEHIMLIDLGRNDVGRVARGGSVEVSELMVIERYSHVMHIVSNVRGQLREGLDAFDVFRAAFPAGTLSGSPKIRAMEIIDQFEPHRRGVYGGAVGYFSFSGNMDLAIAIRTLMVEKGRILLQAGAGIVADSDPEMEYQETLNKARGVKRAIEMANKGLD, from the coding sequence ATGTATTACCCTTCCCGACAAGAATTCCTGGCTCTGGCGCAACAGGGCAACCTGATTCCGGTCTATCGCGAAATTCTCGCCGATATGGAGACTCCGGTTTCCGCCTTCCGTAAAATTGATGATGGTCAGACCTCGTTTCTGCTCGAATCAATCGAGGGGGGTGAGAAGTGGGCGCGCTACTCCTTTTTGGGGAGTGGCCCGGCGCGGATCTTTCGCTGCCGCGATCGCTATTTTGAAGTTGTCAATGGCGACCAGCTTGAACAGAGCGGTGAGTCGGATGATCCTCTTGCCGAGCTCCAGCAATTACTCGAGGCCTATCGTCCGGTGGAGATCGCGGGGCTGCCTCGCTTCTTCGGCGGCGCAGTTGGTTATCTCGGTTACGACATGGTGCGTTTTGTTGAGGAACTGCCCGACAAGAATTCGCGCGACAGCGATAACTGGGACGCCTGCTTTCTGCTCACCGAAGGGTTGCTGATCTTCGACAACATGCGCCAGAAGATCAAGGTCGTGTGCAACGTCCTGCTCGCGGACCAGGAAGATCCGCAGGCTGCTTATCAGCGTGGTGTCGAGCGGATCGAAGCTTTGATCGAGCAGCTGCGTCAACCGCTGCCGCATCGGATAGCGCCACAGCATGAGGCCCCCGAGCAGGTGTTGACCCCCAATTTTACCCCGGCCGGTTTTCGCCAGGCGGTCGAGGACTGCAAGGAGTATATCCGCTCCGGCGATATCTTCCAGGTCGTCCTCTCGCAGCGTTTCGAAGGAAAACTGCAGGCCGACCCTTTTGATATCTACCGCGCGCTGCGGACGATCAACCCCTCGCCTTATATGTACTTTCTGCGCTTCGGCGAGAATCTGGTGGTCGGCGCTTCGCCCGAGGTGCTGGTGCGTAAAGAGGGGGAGCAGGTCGAGGTCCGGCCGATTGCCGGGACCCGCCCGCGGGGGGAGACCCCGGAAGAGGACCGTCGCCTCGAGGCCGAGCTGCTGGCCGACCCCAAGGAGCGTGCCGAGCACATTATGCTCATCGACCTGGGGCGCAATGACGTCGGTCGGGTTGCGCGGGGCGGCAGCGTTGAGGTCAGCGAGCTGATGGTTATCGAGCGCTATTCCCACGTGATGCACATTGTCTCCAACGTGCGCGGTCAGTTGCGCGAGGGGCTTGACGCCTTCGATGTCTTTCGGGCCGCCTTCCCGGCCGGGACCCTCTCCGGGTCACCGAAGATCCGGGCGATGGAGATTATCGACCAGTTCGAGCCGCACAGGCGCGGAGTTTACGGCGGCGCCGTCGGTTACTTTTCATTCAGTGGCAATATGGATCTGGCCATCGCGATCCGCACCCTGATGGTTGAAAAGGGGCGCATCCTGCTGCAGGCCGGGGCGGGCATCGTCGCTGACAGCGATCCCGAAATGGAATATCAGGAGACTCTCAACAAGGCTCGTGGCGTGAAACGCGCCATTGAAATGGCTAATAAAGGTCTGGACTAG
- a CDS encoding anthranilate synthase component II, whose protein sequence is MLLMIDNYDSFTYNLVQYFMELGEEVLVVRNDKLDIADIERLAPQHLVISPGPCTPNEAGISVPAIQHFAGKIPLLGICLGHQSITAAFGGKVVRADRLMHGKTSMIEHDGRGIFSGVDNPFIATRYHSLIAERTSLPACLRVTAWTDDEVIMALEHRALPIWGVQFHPESILTTSGMQLLANFLKLSAEATP, encoded by the coding sequence ATGCTGCTGATGATCGATAATTACGACAGCTTCACCTACAATCTGGTTCAGTATTTTATGGAGTTGGGGGAAGAGGTTCTGGTGGTGCGCAACGACAAGCTGGATATTGCCGATATCGAACGGCTGGCGCCGCAGCATCTGGTGATCTCTCCAGGGCCCTGCACCCCGAACGAAGCCGGCATCTCGGTGCCGGCGATTCAGCACTTTGCCGGTAAAATACCACTCCTCGGCATCTGTCTCGGCCACCAGTCGATCACCGCGGCCTTCGGCGGTAAGGTGGTGCGCGCCGATCGACTGATGCACGGTAAAACGAGTATGATAGAACATGACGGCAGGGGCATTTTTAGCGGGGTCGATAACCCGTTTATTGCCACCCGCTATCATTCGCTGATCGCCGAACGCACCAGTCTGCCCGCGTGTCTCAGGGTGACGGCCTGGACCGACGATGAGGTGATTATGGCGCTGGAACATCGTGCCCTGCCGATCTGGGGGGTACAGTTTCATCCCGAATCGATCTTGACGACATCTGGCATGCAGCTACTGGCCAACTTTTTGAAACTCAGTGCGGAGGCCACACCATGA
- a CDS encoding TrpB-like pyridoxal phosphate-dependent enzyme, translating into MQTKFILPEDRLPKQWYNVIPDMPGQMAPVVHPGTGQPVSPDDLAPLFPMALIEQEMSNQRWIDIPAPVLEILRLWRPSPLYRAHALEKALGTTAKIYYKYEGVSPAGSHKPNTAVPQAYYNKKEGIKRIASETGAGQWGSSIALACQKFGLECTVYMVKISYAQKPYRKSMMQLWGANVIPSPSNLTNSGRGILAADPDSNGSLGIAISEAVEDAATHADTHYALGSVLNHVCLHQTVIGLEAKEQMAMAGDYPDVVIGCHGGGSNFAGLAFPFVADKAAGKQVRLVAAEPISCPTLTKGVYAFDYGDTAKMAPISKMYTLGHDFMPPGIHAGGLRYHGASPLVSQLLHEGIIEARSVGQVGCFDAAVLFARTEGIIPAPESSHAIRAAIDEALLAKEEGQNKTILFNLSGHGHVDMASYDAFFAGQLEDFEYPSEAITESLKHLPKVAF; encoded by the coding sequence ATGCAGACCAAATTTATTCTGCCTGAAGATCGTCTTCCCAAGCAGTGGTACAATGTGATTCCTGATATGCCCGGGCAGATGGCGCCGGTGGTTCACCCCGGGACCGGACAACCAGTATCGCCCGATGACCTGGCGCCCCTCTTCCCCATGGCGCTGATCGAACAGGAGATGTCGAACCAGCGCTGGATCGATATCCCTGCGCCAGTCCTCGAGATTTTACGCCTCTGGCGTCCTTCGCCGCTGTACCGTGCCCACGCTCTGGAAAAGGCCTTGGGGACCACGGCCAAGATCTATTACAAGTACGAAGGGGTTTCTCCGGCGGGGAGCCACAAGCCGAACACTGCTGTGCCGCAGGCCTACTATAATAAAAAGGAAGGGATCAAGCGGATCGCCAGTGAGACCGGAGCAGGACAGTGGGGCTCTTCGATAGCGCTCGCCTGCCAGAAATTTGGTCTCGAATGTACCGTCTATATGGTCAAGATCAGTTATGCGCAGAAGCCGTACCGTAAAAGCATGATGCAGCTCTGGGGCGCCAACGTCATCCCTTCGCCGTCCAACCTGACAAACTCCGGGCGTGGTATCCTTGCAGCTGATCCCGACAGTAATGGTTCGCTCGGCATCGCGATCAGCGAAGCCGTTGAAGATGCGGCGACCCATGCCGATACGCATTATGCCCTGGGCAGCGTGCTCAATCATGTCTGCCTGCACCAGACCGTGATCGGGCTGGAGGCCAAAGAGCAGATGGCGATGGCAGGAGATTATCCTGACGTGGTCATCGGCTGTCACGGTGGCGGCTCCAATTTTGCCGGTCTCGCCTTCCCCTTTGTGGCGGATAAGGCTGCTGGTAAGCAGGTGCGTCTGGTGGCAGCGGAGCCGATCTCCTGTCCGACCCTGACCAAGGGGGTCTATGCCTTCGATTACGGGGACACCGCCAAGATGGCGCCGATCTCTAAGATGTACACCCTGGGGCACGACTTTATGCCACCTGGCATCCATGCCGGTGGTCTGCGTTATCACGGGGCCTCTCCTCTGGTCTCGCAACTGCTGCATGAAGGGATCATCGAGGCCCGCTCCGTTGGCCAGGTCGGTTGCTTCGATGCGGCCGTGCTGTTTGCGCGCACCGAGGGGATTATCCCGGCGCCCGAATCGTCTCACGCCATCCGCGCCGCCATCGACGAGGCGCTACTGGCCAAAGAAGAGGGGCAGAATAAAACAATTCTTTTCAATCTCTCCGGCCACGGGCATGTCGACATGGCCTCTTACGACGCCTTCTTTGCCGGTCAGCTGGAAGATTTTGAGTATCCGAGCGAGGCGATTACCGAATCGCTCAAGCATCTGCCGAAGGTTGCTTTCTAG
- the trpD gene encoding anthranilate phosphoribosyltransferase, translated as MIKQAISKVVDRQDLTEGEMIEVMNQIMGGEATPAQIGAFITALRMKGETVAEITGAARVMREHATPIRVGHVVDIDREEINVDRETIIDTCGTGGSGTKTFNVSTTVALAVAACGAKVAKHGNRSISSTCGSADVLEKLGVNLDVTSDTVAQCIEEIGIGFLFAPALHSAMKHAIGPRREIGIRTIFNVLGPLTNPAGANRQVLGVFSAELVEPLAKVLAQLGCKRGFVVHGDDGMDEITLTGPSKVAVISGGMVELETIEPEQFGLKRCRLDDLQGGDAESNAAIVRAILAGEKGPKRDIVVLNGGYALVAAGLAESIPDGMDQIASVLDAGLALAKLEALIRMTNQ; from the coding sequence ATGATCAAACAGGCTATCAGCAAGGTTGTTGACCGGCAGGATCTCACCGAGGGGGAGATGATCGAGGTGATGAACCAGATCATGGGCGGCGAGGCGACCCCGGCGCAGATCGGCGCGTTTATTACCGCGCTGCGCATGAAGGGGGAGACCGTCGCTGAAATCACCGGTGCCGCGCGGGTTATGCGTGAGCATGCCACCCCGATCCGGGTCGGACATGTGGTCGATATCGACCGCGAGGAGATAAACGTCGATCGGGAAACTATTATCGACACCTGCGGCACCGGCGGCAGCGGCACCAAGACCTTCAATGTTTCAACCACGGTCGCCCTGGCGGTTGCCGCCTGTGGGGCCAAGGTCGCCAAGCATGGCAATCGCAGTATCTCGTCGACCTGCGGCAGCGCGGATGTGCTCGAAAAACTCGGGGTCAACCTCGATGTGACTTCGGATACGGTTGCACAATGTATCGAAGAGATCGGGATCGGGTTTCTCTTTGCGCCGGCCTTGCACTCGGCGATGAAGCATGCCATCGGCCCGCGGCGTGAAATCGGCATCCGCACCATTTTTAACGTGCTCGGTCCTTTGACCAACCCGGCCGGTGCCAATCGTCAGGTGCTGGGGGTCTTCAGTGCCGAACTCGTCGAGCCCCTGGCCAAAGTTCTGGCCCAACTCGGCTGCAAACGCGGCTTTGTGGTCCACGGCGATGACGGTATGGACGAGATCACTCTGACCGGGCCTTCCAAGGTTGCGGTGATTTCCGGCGGGATGGTCGAACTGGAGACCATTGAGCCCGAGCAGTTCGGACTGAAACGTTGTCGTCTCGACGATCTGCAGGGCGGGGATGCCGAGTCTAATGCGGCGATCGTACGTGCCATCCTGGCTGGCGAAAAGGGCCCGAAGCGGGATATCGTCGTGTTGAACGGCGGCTATGCCCTGGTGGCTGCGGGGTTGGCCGAATCGATCCCTGATGGGATGGATCAGATTGCGTCGGTCCTCGATGCCGGGCTGGCCCTGGCGAAGCTTGAGGCGCTGATCAGGATGACGAATCAATGA
- the trpB gene encoding tryptophan synthase subunit beta — MTYQQPDARGHYGDFGGRYVAETLMPSLLELEQAYSEARQDPEFTAEFEYYLRQYVGRPSPLYHARRLSSELGGAQVYLKREDLNHTGAHKVNNTVGQILLARRMGKNKVIAETGAGQHGVATATVAALFGMECDVFMGTEDIRRQSLNVFRMKLLGARVHEVTSGTATLKDAMNDALRYWVTNVRDTFYVIGTVAGPHPYPEMVRDFQSVIGVEAREQILEAAGRLPDVALACIGGGSNAMGLFYPFINDTAVRLIGVEAAGLGVDTDKHAASITAGAKGVLHGNKTYLLQNADGQIDHAHSISAGLDYPGVGPEHAHLNDIGRAEYVSITDQEALDAFQRLTRVEGIIPALESAHAIAHTLKLAPTMTPDQIIVVCLSGRGDKDIHTVAEALNASL, encoded by the coding sequence ATGACATATCAACAACCCGATGCGCGTGGGCATTATGGGGATTTCGGCGGGCGTTACGTTGCCGAGACCCTGATGCCTTCACTGCTTGAACTTGAGCAGGCCTATAGCGAGGCGCGTCAGGACCCGGAATTTACCGCCGAGTTTGAATATTACCTGCGGCAATATGTCGGGCGGCCCAGCCCGCTTTACCATGCGCGGCGTTTGAGCAGTGAACTGGGTGGCGCTCAGGTTTATCTGAAGCGCGAGGATCTCAACCATACCGGCGCACACAAGGTCAATAATACTGTCGGTCAGATCCTGCTTGCCCGGCGTATGGGGAAAAACAAGGTGATCGCCGAGACCGGTGCCGGGCAGCATGGCGTGGCGACTGCCACTGTTGCGGCGCTGTTCGGCATGGAGTGTGATGTCTTCATGGGGACCGAGGACATCCGTCGCCAGTCGTTGAATGTTTTTCGCATGAAACTGCTCGGAGCGCGGGTGCATGAAGTGACCAGCGGCACAGCTACTCTGAAAGATGCGATGAACGATGCCCTGCGCTACTGGGTCACCAACGTGCGCGACACATTTTACGTTATCGGGACTGTGGCTGGCCCCCATCCTTATCCCGAGATGGTGCGTGATTTTCAATCGGTCATCGGTGTTGAAGCGCGTGAGCAGATTCTGGAGGCGGCTGGTCGCTTGCCCGATGTGGCGCTGGCTTGCATCGGTGGCGGCTCCAATGCCATGGGGCTCTTTTACCCCTTTATCAATGATACTGCTGTACGTCTGATCGGGGTCGAAGCAGCTGGACTTGGAGTTGATACCGATAAGCATGCTGCATCGATCACTGCCGGCGCTAAAGGCGTGCTGCACGGCAACAAGACTTATCTGTTGCAAAATGCCGATGGTCAGATCGACCACGCCCATTCCATATCGGCCGGCCTTGATTATCCCGGGGTCGGACCCGAACATGCTCATTTAAATGATATCGGGCGTGCCGAGTATGTATCGATTACCGATCAGGAGGCGCTCGATGCTTTTCAGAGGCTGACCCGGGTCGAGGGAATTATCCCGGCACTTGAGAGTGCCCACGCGATAGCGCACACCCTGAAATTGGCGCCGACCATG
- a CDS encoding phosphoribosylanthranilate isomerase yields MQYTRVKICGITSVEDALAAVAAGADALGFVFYDKSPRAVTAAQAAVIIRALPPFISTVGLFVNETRVVIEQTVSACGLDLIQLHGDETPQDCLFPGRRVIKALRVRDAGSLAAAADYEVSGLLLDAWSDQLYGGSGESFDWQLLQDFADQHPVILAGGLNPQNVAEAIRQVRPFAVDVSSGVESAPGRKDHAEMAEFIRQVRNI; encoded by the coding sequence ATGCAGTATACGCGGGTAAAAATCTGCGGCATCACCTCTGTGGAGGACGCGCTGGCTGCAGTGGCCGCCGGCGCGGATGCCTTGGGCTTTGTCTTCTATGACAAGAGCCCGCGTGCGGTTACGGCGGCCCAGGCCGCAGTCATTATCAGGGCACTGCCGCCGTTTATTTCAACCGTCGGTCTGTTTGTGAATGAAACTCGGGTGGTGATCGAGCAGACCGTTTCAGCCTGCGGTCTCGACCTGATCCAGCTGCATGGCGATGAAACCCCGCAAGACTGCCTGTTCCCCGGACGCCGGGTGATCAAGGCGTTGCGCGTCAGGGATGCTGGGAGTTTGGCGGCAGCAGCAGACTATGAGGTCTCTGGGCTATTGCTCGATGCTTGGTCCGATCAGCTTTATGGTGGTAGTGGTGAATCTTTCGATTGGCAGTTGCTGCAGGATTTCGCCGACCAGCATCCGGTAATCCTGGCTGGCGGGCTGAATCCGCAGAATGTGGCGGAGGCGATCCGCCAGGTACGTCCCTTTGCGGTCGATGTCTCCAGCGGTGTTGAGTCTGCGCCGGGGAGAAAAGATCATGCAGAAATGGCGGAATTTATCCGCCAGGTGAGGAATATATGA
- a CDS encoding MYG1 family protein has product MYKIIAHPGSAHKDDFMSVSVLLAILGDAKVFRREPTSEELADPDTYVVDVGMEYTPDRNNFDHHQDPSLPCAFHLVMQHLGHHDAAMSMFVWYPHMSMMDVRGPYQTAEHLGIDSSVLFASSSPIDGYILSRFSRHDSLEKNDLLYEFMKALGQDMLALIERKMKRLARLKLEAQVVQIGHLKAITSSIDKSPKLAMELYLRHLNDDAIVMSITPSVRGAGWELLRLGDNRVVDFLKIKDYPEVSFVHANGFLAKTEFRLPLEEVIQLASHAVADFGAVDDTGTDL; this is encoded by the coding sequence ATGTATAAAATCATTGCACACCCGGGAAGCGCGCATAAAGATGACTTCATGTCGGTCAGCGTGCTGTTGGCGATCCTTGGTGACGCCAAGGTTTTTCGGCGTGAGCCGACCAGTGAAGAGTTGGCCGATCCTGACACCTACGTGGTGGATGTCGGGATGGAATATACCCCGGACCGGAACAACTTCGACCATCATCAGGACCCCTCGCTCCCCTGCGCTTTTCATCTGGTCATGCAGCATCTCGGTCATCATGATGCCGCCATGTCGATGTTTGTCTGGTACCCGCACATGAGCATGATGGATGTCCGCGGACCTTACCAGACGGCCGAGCATCTGGGCATCGACTCCAGCGTGCTCTTTGCCTCGTCCTCGCCCATCGATGGCTATATTCTGTCGCGTTTTTCCAGGCACGATAGCTTGGAGAAAAATGATCTGCTCTATGAGTTCATGAAGGCGCTGGGCCAGGATATGTTGGCCCTGATCGAACGCAAGATGAAGCGCCTTGCGCGACTAAAGCTCGAGGCGCAGGTTGTTCAGATCGGACATCTCAAGGCGATTACCAGCAGTATCGACAAATCCCCCAAACTGGCGATGGAACTCTATCTGCGTCATCTCAATGATGACGCTATCGTTATGAGCATAACCCCTTCGGTGCGCGGAGCTGGCTGGGAGTTGCTGCGGCTGGGGGACAACCGGGTGGTCGACTTTCTGAAGATCAAGGATTATCCCGAGGTCAGCTTTGTTCATGCCAACGGATTTTTGGCCAAAACCGAATTCAGGCTGCCCCTTGAAGAGGTCATACAGCTGGCCTCGCACGCTGTAGCAGATTTCGGCGCTGTTGACGATACAGGCACAGATCTATGA
- a CDS encoding DEAD/DEAH box helicase — protein MNTNPPMTFSALGLLSPILRVIEEVGYVTPTAIQQQSIPAILEGQDLMATAQTGTGKTASFVLPLLQRLGPGQRVKANHIRALILTPTRELAQQLAEAVRLFRRYLPLKSGVVFGGVKINPQMMRLRGGTDVLIATPGRLLDLYRQNAVRFTQLEILVLDEADRMLDLGFRDDILKLIALLPNRRQTLLFSATSSLEVQSLVDGLLKCPVQIEINPPNMAATSVRQYLYQVDKEQKPALLVHLIRSRGWTQVLVFVRSRERADSLVTQLVRAGISAAPIHGDKSQAVRSRNLAEFKANRVAVLVATDVAARGIDVLELPLVVNFDLPKVAEDYIHRIGRTGRAGLEGEGVSLVSADEVKILSRIETLLGQTLERKQESGFIPTHKVPLTRQLAARPKKPKKSKQITAGD, from the coding sequence TTGAATACCAATCCTCCAATGACATTCTCTGCGCTTGGACTCCTGTCGCCGATCCTTCGTGTGATTGAGGAGGTCGGATATGTTACGCCGACAGCCATCCAACAGCAGTCGATTCCCGCGATCCTTGAAGGTCAAGATCTCATGGCAACGGCTCAAACTGGTACCGGCAAGACTGCAAGTTTTGTGCTGCCGCTGTTACAGCGTCTTGGCCCGGGACAAAGAGTCAAAGCTAACCATATCCGCGCCCTGATTCTTACCCCGACGCGCGAACTGGCGCAGCAGCTGGCGGAAGCGGTTAGGCTCTTTCGGCGCTACCTGCCGCTGAAATCAGGCGTGGTCTTTGGCGGGGTCAAGATCAATCCGCAGATGATGCGGCTGCGTGGCGGGACTGATGTGTTGATCGCGACACCGGGGCGGCTGCTCGATCTGTACCGGCAGAACGCCGTCAGGTTCACTCAGTTGGAAATCCTGGTGCTCGATGAAGCAGACCGGATGCTGGACCTGGGGTTCAGGGACGATATCCTTAAACTTATCGCTCTGCTGCCGAACCGGCGTCAAACCCTGCTCTTTTCAGCGACCAGCTCACTCGAGGTTCAGTCGCTGGTTGATGGCCTACTTAAATGTCCAGTTCAGATCGAAATCAACCCGCCCAATATGGCCGCGACCAGCGTGCGACAGTACCTCTACCAGGTCGACAAAGAGCAGAAGCCGGCTCTGCTTGTTCATCTGATCCGGAGCAGGGGCTGGACGCAGGTGCTGGTTTTTGTCCGCAGCCGGGAACGGGCAGACAGTCTGGTCACCCAGTTGGTTCGGGCCGGCATCTCTGCGGCTCCTATTCATGGGGACAAGAGCCAGGCCGTTCGCAGTCGCAATCTCGCCGAGTTTAAGGCCAACAGGGTTGCCGTCCTGGTCGCGACCGATGTCGCAGCGCGCGGGATTGACGTTTTGGAGCTGCCTCTGGTGGTTAATTTCGACCTGCCGAAGGTGGCGGAAGACTATATCCATCGCATCGGGCGGACCGGGCGTGCCGGGTTAGAGGGCGAGGGAGTCTCGCTGGTCAGCGCCGATGAAGTCAAAATTCTCTCGCGCATTGAAACACTGCTGGGGCAGACGCTGGAGCGCAAACAGGAGTCGGGCTTCATCCCCACCCATAAGGTCCCCTTGACGCGCCAGCTGGCTGCGCGCCCGAAAAAACCGAAGAAGTCGAAGCAGATAACAGCGGGAGATTAA